A genomic segment from Halomonas sp. TA22 encodes:
- the lolB gene encoding lipoprotein insertase outer membrane protein LolB: MRRLLLCLFTLLLLAGCATPSPGPDTTGRGQWNAQADRIEALDEWRLAGKVGLRTPQESTSANLDWNQRPYHFRMLISGPFGAGRSVLEGREGRVSMTSNQGRFEAENAEALMEAQLGWSLPVSSLDYWIRGLPAPGREHEVARDNGGFPVSLHQDGWEINYLDWTQTSNLWLPRRLVMTYDEIRATLVVNEWQTEAVDE; the protein is encoded by the coding sequence ATGCGACGACTCTTACTCTGCCTGTTTACTCTGTTACTGCTGGCCGGTTGTGCCACTCCCTCGCCGGGCCCGGACACCACGGGCCGAGGCCAATGGAATGCCCAGGCCGATCGCATCGAAGCCCTCGATGAGTGGCGCCTGGCCGGCAAGGTCGGATTGCGCACGCCGCAGGAGTCCACCAGTGCCAATCTCGACTGGAACCAACGCCCCTATCATTTCCGGATGTTGATCAGCGGCCCCTTCGGGGCCGGACGCAGCGTGCTCGAGGGGCGCGAGGGGCGCGTCAGCATGACCAGCAACCAGGGGCGCTTCGAAGCCGAAAACGCCGAGGCGCTGATGGAAGCCCAGCTCGGTTGGTCGCTGCCGGTCTCCTCTCTCGATTACTGGATACGCGGCCTCCCGGCCCCTGGTCGCGAGCACGAAGTCGCCCGCGACAACGGAGGCTTTCCGGTCTCCCTGCATCAGGATGGCTGGGAGATCAACTACCTCGACTGGACCCAGACATCCAACCTATGGTTACCGCGGCGTCTGGTCATGACCTACGATGAGATTCGCGCCACGCTGGTGGTCAATGAGTGGCAGACGGAGGCCGTCGATGAGTGA
- a CDS encoding tetratricopeptide repeat protein: MAPRLIHIALTVATALPLAACQSAAVSPIAEQADPIASAPPIRRGLDAVGLATLLTAEIAGQRGDYASATRGYLETGERYRSVALIERAALAARFSGDQALLETTAMRWYDLAPQAEAPTRLLSSLALQRGDWLASLDYRLALAERGEHGELASFSELAIEEGGPLPVLLERLTQYLVETDAAHPQRHDAVLATALIEAAIGNVTQAQARLARLGESHAELPELWLAQARIALDADDPTSARQAARRGREVAPEDGRFILMLAQSELLLGNISAAENQTDALIERHVGGHELRLILAQLYLEEGHTAPARRLLLPLVSEVDTPAMAYTLLGAIAEQEGQVDNALLYYRQVPAGDQFLQARLLAARMLINDDRLEDARSFLHTERLRHDEQAASLAALEAELLDQQGLGDEADELLERELRRSPGAEELLYLRAMRAFSMGDLAAMEEDLQRLIERQPDHAMALNALGYTLVDMTDRHQEGMELIERAYRLEPANPAILDSMGWGYYKLGNNQRALEYLERAYAMMPDQEVAAHLAEVLWELGHEAQARALIEQALERYDERPVIDDLLYRTPELAPEPTLQFP; this comes from the coding sequence ATGGCCCCACGCTTGATCCACATCGCCCTGACGGTAGCCACCGCGCTTCCGCTCGCTGCCTGCCAGAGCGCCGCGGTGTCACCTATTGCCGAGCAGGCCGACCCGATCGCCTCGGCGCCGCCCATCAGGCGCGGCCTGGATGCTGTCGGCCTCGCCACGCTCCTGACCGCCGAGATCGCCGGCCAGCGCGGCGACTACGCCAGTGCCACGCGTGGCTATCTGGAGACCGGCGAGCGCTACCGCTCGGTGGCCTTGATCGAGCGTGCCGCGCTGGCAGCACGCTTCAGCGGCGACCAGGCGCTGCTCGAAACCACGGCGATGCGCTGGTACGACCTGGCGCCGCAAGCCGAGGCACCGACCCGCCTGCTCTCGAGCCTGGCGTTGCAGCGCGGCGACTGGCTGGCCAGCCTCGACTACCGCCTGGCGCTCGCCGAGCGCGGCGAACATGGCGAACTGGCCAGCTTCTCCGAGCTTGCCATTGAAGAGGGGGGGCCACTGCCCGTTCTGCTCGAGCGACTCACGCAATACCTAGTGGAGACCGACGCCGCTCACCCGCAGCGTCACGATGCGGTTCTCGCCACCGCTCTCATCGAAGCGGCAATCGGGAATGTCACCCAGGCCCAGGCGCGTCTGGCGCGCCTGGGCGAAAGCCATGCCGAACTGCCGGAACTGTGGCTTGCCCAAGCGCGCATCGCGCTGGACGCCGACGACCCCACCAGCGCCCGCCAGGCGGCAAGGCGCGGACGTGAAGTGGCCCCGGAGGATGGACGCTTCATTCTGATGCTGGCTCAGAGCGAGCTGCTGCTGGGCAATATAAGCGCCGCGGAAAACCAGACCGACGCTCTGATCGAGCGACATGTCGGCGGCCACGAGCTTCGCCTGATCCTGGCACAACTCTATCTGGAAGAGGGCCATACCGCCCCCGCCCGTCGGCTACTGCTCCCCCTGGTCAGCGAAGTCGATACCCCGGCAATGGCCTATACGCTGCTCGGCGCAATCGCCGAGCAGGAAGGCCAGGTCGACAATGCCTTGCTCTATTACCGCCAGGTGCCAGCCGGCGACCAGTTCCTCCAGGCTCGGCTGCTGGCGGCGCGCATGCTGATCAATGACGATCGGCTCGAGGATGCTCGCAGCTTCCTGCATACCGAGCGCCTTCGCCATGACGAGCAGGCAGCTAGCCTTGCCGCCCTGGAGGCCGAACTGCTCGACCAGCAGGGGCTCGGAGATGAGGCGGATGAGTTGCTCGAACGTGAGCTACGCCGCTCGCCAGGTGCCGAGGAGCTGCTCTATCTTCGCGCCATGCGCGCTTTCTCCATGGGCGACCTGGCAGCCATGGAGGAGGATCTGCAGCGCCTGATCGAGCGGCAGCCCGACCATGCCATGGCCCTCAATGCCCTGGGTTATACCCTGGTCGACATGACCGATCGCCACCAGGAGGGCATGGAGCTGATTGAGCGCGCCTATCGACTGGAGCCCGCCAATCCGGCCATTCTCGACAGCATGGGCTGGGGATACTACAAGCTCGGCAACAACCAGCGTGCGCTCGAATATCTGGAGCGCGCCTATGCCATGATGCCCGACCAGGAGGTCGCAGCCCACCTCGCCGAAGTTCTCTGGGAACTCGGCCACGAAGCGCAGGCACGTGCGCTGATCGAGCAGGCCCTCGAGCGTTACGACGAACGCCCGGTAATCGATGACCTTCTATACCGCACGCCAGAACTGGCGCCCGAACCCACCCTTCAATTCCCGTGA